From one bacterium genomic stretch:
- a CDS encoding deoxynucleoside kinase → MSDGRSGRFHLAIAGNIGVGKTTLTTLLAEQLSWTPYYERVINNPYLDDFYADMDRWSFNLQIYFLARRFIDQRVISESLTPCIQDRSIYEDAEIFAYILHKQGHLSDRDYENYCDLFRAMTDYLRKPDLIIYLQASTWTLISRIRKRGREYEKRITTAYLFELNDAYERWIKRLQEGNQPLIIIDANRLDFEKRPSDLQEIVQQIRVHHPERRENRLT, encoded by the coding sequence ATGAGTGACGGACGATCAGGACGGTTTCATCTGGCGATTGCCGGCAACATCGGCGTCGGCAAAACGACCTTGACCACCCTGCTTGCCGAACAATTGAGCTGGACCCCTTATTATGAACGGGTGATCAACAACCCGTATCTGGATGATTTCTACGCTGACATGGATCGTTGGAGTTTCAATCTGCAGATCTATTTCCTGGCGCGCAGGTTCATCGATCAACGGGTGATCTCGGAGAGCCTGACGCCTTGCATCCAGGATCGCAGTATTTATGAGGATGCGGAGATCTTTGCCTATATCCTGCACAAACAGGGCCATCTCAGCGATCGCGATTATGAGAATTATTGCGATCTGTTCAGAGCGATGACGGATTATCTGCGCAAGCCGGATCTGATCATCTACCTGCAGGCTTCCACCTGGACTTTGATCTCCCGGATCCGCAAACGGGGCCGCGAGTATGAAAAACGGATCACCACCGCTTATCTTTTTGAGCTCAACGACGCCTATGAGCGCTGGATCAAACGTTTGCAAGAAGGAAATCAACCGCTGATCATCATCGATGCTAACCGGCTCGATTTTGAAAAACGGCCGTCGGATCTGCAAGAGATCGTTCAACAGATTCGCGTGCATCACCCGGAACGGAGGGAAAATCGCCTGACATGA
- a CDS encoding SpoIIE family protein phosphatase, with product MSSVPSHNSSRILIIDDDSHVRRLFMQFLQREAYLLDEAASGRQGLEKISENSYDLVITDLQMPEVDGLQILNAARQKDQDVQVLIVTGFGSITTAVYAMKIGACDYLTKPLQSDALLIKVSQALERRRLRSVMREQECRLNEQTRLFQDDMELARQVQASLVPAVFRSAELEVRVHYRPMLGIGGDFADVYEDGHGLVYLSVVDVTGHGIAAALVVNRVYSELRVHVQAGCSPRQILHRLNDFFMQTFTGISLFLTMICVRCDLKKKKLVYAGSAHPAGLLLSTSPPSAATLISQNRILGFSSLPVDQWIEQEIAYTPGDRLILYTDGMVETENSRGEPLALEGLLHIAQTCRSLPAIQATEAMIQQTLDFSNRAPRDDLLLLVADFL from the coding sequence ATGAGTTCTGTCCCGAGCCACAACTCCTCCCGAATCCTCATCATCGACGACGATAGCCATGTGCGCCGGTTGTTTATGCAGTTTTTGCAGCGGGAAGCCTATCTTCTCGATGAAGCGGCAAGCGGGCGACAGGGTCTGGAGAAAATTTCCGAGAACAGCTATGATCTGGTGATCACGGATCTGCAGATGCCGGAGGTGGATGGCCTGCAAATACTCAACGCCGCGCGGCAGAAAGATCAGGATGTTCAAGTTCTGATCGTCACCGGATTCGGCAGCATCACCACCGCCGTATACGCCATGAAGATCGGCGCCTGCGATTATCTCACCAAGCCGCTTCAATCCGATGCACTGCTCATCAAGGTCTCGCAGGCACTGGAACGGCGCCGTTTGCGCAGCGTGATGAGGGAGCAGGAGTGCCGCCTCAATGAACAGACCCGGCTTTTTCAGGACGACATGGAACTGGCCCGGCAAGTGCAGGCCAGTCTGGTGCCGGCTGTGTTTCGATCCGCCGAATTGGAGGTCCGGGTGCATTACCGGCCCATGCTCGGCATCGGCGGCGATTTCGCCGACGTCTATGAGGACGGCCATGGCCTGGTCTATCTCTCAGTCGTGGATGTGACCGGCCACGGCATCGCCGCCGCGCTGGTGGTGAATCGCGTTTACAGCGAATTGCGCGTGCATGTACAGGCCGGCTGCTCTCCGCGCCAGATCCTCCATCGGCTGAATGATTTTTTCATGCAGACCTTTACCGGCATCTCATTGTTCCTTACCATGATCTGCGTGCGTTGCGATCTGAAAAAGAAAAAGCTGGTCTACGCCGGCAGCGCCCATCCTGCCGGACTGCTGCTGTCCACCTCACCTCCATCCGCAGCCACTCTGATCTCACAGAACCGGATCCTTGGCTTTTCCTCTCTTCCTGTGGACCAATGGATCGAGCAGGAGATCGCCTATACCCCGGGCGACCGGCTGATCCTCTACACCGACGGCATGGTGGAGACCGAAAACAGCCGGGGCGAACCTTTAGCCCTGGAGGGTTTGCTCCACATCGCTCAAACCTGCCGGTCGTTGCCTGCTATCCAAGCCACCGAGGCCATGATTCAACAGACTCTGGATTTCAGCAACCGAGCACCTCGCGACGATCTTTTATTGCTGGTGGCTGATTTTCTATGA
- a CDS encoding radical SAM protein codes for MRPDSHNVLLVNPWIYDFAAYDFWNKPLGLLTIGAILHRLGYDVQLIDCLDRFDPALPPSAVHSDGSGKFHREPLEPPANLRLIPRQYSRYGWPAQMVEERLGQMPTPAAILITSFMTYWYPAVADMVRLLRRFFPKSPVILGGIYATLCPDHARACIRPDYLITGEGEEAAVRLVAQLCDGPGKDYSYAHLDELPFPLYEKYPVLHSIALLTSRGCPHRCSYCASHLLTRGYRRRSVDHVVHEVQHWRETRQVNQIAFFDDALLFQAEQHCKPLLRRLIELNPAAQWHTPNGLQVRYLDAEVARLMRACGFVTLRLSFESVEPSQQQNKVSTAELERALAHLEGAGFARERIGVYVMMGLAGQTPEQVQRSVDFVHRLGARVNLASYSPIPGTVETALAQKQGWWAETEEPALANNSLYPLWRKKYGFALCQEIVNYARSGNERLTAKRTQDGGVVTAPSPAGPPRRCKGDS; via the coding sequence ATGAGGCCGGATTCCCATAATGTTCTGCTGGTCAATCCCTGGATTTATGATTTCGCGGCCTATGATTTTTGGAACAAGCCCCTGGGCCTATTGACCATCGGCGCCATTCTGCACCGGCTGGGCTATGATGTACAGCTGATCGACTGCTTGGACCGTTTTGATCCCGCGCTGCCGCCATCTGCGGTACACAGCGACGGCAGCGGTAAATTTCACCGTGAACCGCTTGAACCGCCGGCGAATCTCAGGCTGATCCCTCGCCAATACAGCCGCTATGGCTGGCCCGCTCAAATGGTGGAGGAAAGATTGGGTCAGATGCCGACTCCGGCTGCCATTCTGATTACTTCATTCATGACCTACTGGTATCCGGCGGTGGCTGATATGGTGCGCCTGCTGCGCCGGTTTTTTCCCAAGAGCCCGGTTATCCTCGGCGGCATCTATGCCACTCTCTGCCCGGACCACGCCCGTGCCTGCATTCGTCCCGACTATCTCATCACCGGAGAAGGAGAGGAAGCGGCGGTTCGTCTGGTCGCTCAACTCTGCGACGGCCCGGGCAAAGATTACAGCTATGCGCACCTGGATGAGCTGCCTTTCCCGTTGTATGAAAAGTATCCGGTGTTGCATTCAATCGCCCTGTTGACCTCGCGTGGATGTCCTCATCGTTGTTCCTATTGCGCCTCGCATCTGCTGACCAGAGGATATCGCCGCCGCTCGGTGGACCACGTGGTGCACGAAGTGCAGCACTGGAGAGAGACGCGTCAGGTGAACCAGATCGCGTTTTTCGATGATGCCCTGTTGTTCCAGGCAGAGCAGCATTGCAAGCCCCTGTTACGGCGTTTAATCGAATTGAATCCGGCGGCGCAGTGGCACACCCCCAACGGGCTGCAGGTGCGCTATCTGGATGCAGAAGTGGCCCGACTGATGAGGGCGTGCGGGTTCGTCACGCTGCGCCTTTCCTTTGAGAGCGTTGAACCCTCACAGCAGCAGAACAAAGTCAGCACCGCGGAGCTGGAGCGGGCGCTGGCCCACCTGGAGGGCGCCGGTTTTGCACGGGAGCGGATCGGCGTCTACGTGATGATGGGACTGGCCGGTCAGACGCCGGAACAGGTTCAGCGCAGCGTCGATTTCGTGCACCGCCTGGGCGCCAGAGTCAACTTGGCCTCCTATTCGCCGATCCCCGGAACCGTAGAGACCGCGCTCGCCCAAAAGCAGGGATGGTGGGCCGAGACCGAGGAGCCGGCACTGGCCAACAATTCGCTGTATCCGCTGTGGCGGAAAAAATATGGCTTTGCTTTATGCCAAGAAATTGTAAATTATGCAAGATCAGGCAATGAACGCCTGACTGCCAAGCGGACCCAGGATGGCGGCGTTGTGACAGCGCCCTCGCCGGCGGGTCCTCCACGTCGATGCAAGGGCGATTCATGA